Sequence from the Priestia megaterium genome:
TAAACGCCATATTTCTCTTCCCCCCTATTTTTTCTTCCCTATTGATTGATAACAAAACGTACATAATTCATATAAAAGTTAAAAAATAGTTTGATTATTTATAATTTTTAGTTTAACATAAAAACATCTTTTATGAAAACGTTTTACGTATAACGTTTTTTTAATTAAAATAGTGACCGTGATTCAAAGGAGGAATTTATATGGGGATAGTAAAAGTAACTTCTGACGAGTATAAGGAGCAAAAAGGAAATCTATTTTTTGTGATTTTCATTTCATGTGCAGCTGCTTTTGGAGGGTTACTTTACGGCTATGACACAGCCGTCATTTCAGGAGCTATTGGGTTGATGGAAGTGCATTTTAATCTTAGTCCAACGATGGTAGGTTTTGTTGTATCTAGTCTGCTGCTCGGTGGTGCCGTTGGGGTACTTGCTTCAGGAAAACTGAGTGATCGATTCGGTAGAAAAAGCATCTTACTTTTAGCACCTTCTTTATTTATCGTATCCGCAATTATGCAAGCGCTATCTTCATCCATCTCTTTTGTGATTATTTCTCGAATTATTGGAGGACTAGGCATTGGTATGGCTTCTGTTCTTTCTATTACCTATATTTCTGAAATAGCCCCTCCGCACATGCGCGGCCGCTTAGGCTCTCTTTATCAATTTGCTGTTGCCATTGGGATTGTTTCTGTCTATTTTGTAAATGACTACATTTTATCTATTGGGGAAGACGCTTGGCAGAATTCCACGGGATGGCGCTACATTATCGGTGCTTCTGGCATTCCAGCTCTTTTATTTCTTCTTATCCTTTCTCCTGTTCCTGAAAGTCCGAGGTGGCTGGTAAAAGCAAACCGCACTTTAGAAGCTATGGACATTTTAATTAAAATCAATGGTACACACATTGCACACCAAGAGCTGTATCATATTGAGCAATCGTTAAAAGAAAATCAGCGGGCTTCTCTTTCGCTTTTTAAAGAGGCAGGTCTTCGAAAAGCGTTGCTTATTGGTATTCTACTTGCAGCCTTTCAACAGCTTGTCGGAATTAATGCCATTATTTATTACGCCCCGCAAGTTTTTGAAGCAGCTGGAGCTAGAGGAGATTTATCGCTCCTTGTTACGTCTATGATTGGTGTAGCTGCCTTTTTAGGAGTTCTTTGTTCCATGTGGCTTATCGACCGGATTGGCCGCAAAGCTTTATTGCTTATTGGCACAGCTGGTATGGCCGTTACGCAGCTTCTCGTTTCCTTTGGATTTCATTCTCAGGGTACTGAAGGGTTGACTACAAGTTTACTTATTGTTTTTTATTTATTTCTTTTTAATATTTCTATGGGACCCGTTGTATGGGTTGTGATTTCTGAAATTTTTCCTAATCACGCGAGAGGCTATGCAATGTCTATTTCCACGTTTTTCTTGTGGATAGCTAATTGGTTTGTGTCTCAGTTTTTCCCTATTCTTTGGAACAAAGCTGGAGGATCTTTTACATTTTTATCCTTTATGATTATGTGTATCGCTTCATTTTTGTTTATATGGAAGTGGGTTCCAGAAACAAAAGGAAAGTCACTTGAAGAAATTGAACATATATGGAAATAAAAGAAGCCTGAGCATATGCCTCAGGCTTCTTTTTTATCGAATTTGTCCATCTCCGTAAATAATATATTTTAGCGTTGTTAATTCCTTTAATCCCATCGGTCCACGCGCATGAAGCTTTTGTGTACTAATTCCGATCTCTGCCCCGAAACCAAACTCTTCTCCGTCCGTAAACCTCGTTGAAGCATTCACATAAACAGCGGCTGAATTAACGCGCTGTAAAAAACGCTGAGCATGAGTATAATTTGTTGTTACAATCGCTTCAGAGTGATGTGAACTATGAACATTAATATGGGAAATCGCTTCATCGATATCATCTACGATTTTAACCGCCATGATGAAATCTAGATATTCTTTCTTCCAATCCTCATCCCCTGCTGGAACAAGATCTGGAACGATTGTTAGCGCACGTTTATCACCGCGTACTTCTACATCTTTCTCTCGTAGCGCTTGAACAATAATCGGCAAAAATTCATGAGCCGCTCGTTCATGAATAATCAGCTTTTCGGCTGAGTTACACACCGCTGGACGAGATGTTTTTGCATTAATGACAATATTGGCCGCCATGTCACGGTCATATTCTTCATCAACATAAATGTGGCAGTTCCCGGTTCCTGTCTCAATAACGGGAACCGTTGCATTTTTTACCACCGCTTCAATTAAACCAGCACCGCCTCGAGGAATTAATACATCGATATATTCATTTAGTTTCATTAACTCCAGTGCTGTTTCTCTCGACGTATCTTCAATAAGCTGTACACTATGCTCAGGCAATCCTGCACTTGCCGCTGCTTGAGATAATACAGAAACAATCGCTTGATTTGAATAAAACGCCTCGCTGCCTCCGCGCAAAATAACCGCATTTCCTGCTTTTAAGCATAAGCCTGCTGCATCACATGTAACGTTTGGACGTGCTTCATAAATAATTCCTATGACACCAATAGGTACACGCTGCTGCCCAATTTGTAAGCCATTTGGTCGCTTCGCCATAGACAGCACTTCTCCTACTGGATCCGCAAGCGCAGCTACTTGGCGCAGGCCGTCTGCCATTCCATGAATCCTCTCTTCATTTAAAGATAGGCGATCTAACATCGCTTTTGACGTGCCTTTTTGAACGGCTTTTTCTATGTCTAATTCATTGGCTTTTAAAATCGCTGCTTGCTGACTCAATAAAGCAGCCGCCATTTTATAAAGCGCTTGCTGTTTTTGTTCGCTCGTTACATTTCCTAAGAAATAAGAGGCATCTTTTGCCTGCTTTCCTTTAAGCTGCAATTCACTCATTTCATTACTCCTTCAGCTTGTTTTAAGAATAACGTTCCAATTTCTTGGCCTTCAATAATATCTCGCAAAATACTTGGCTCTTTACCATTTGCTAAGATTAAGCTCACACCTGCACTTGTAGCTGTTTTAGCAGCGGTAAGCTTTGTGACCATTCCGCCTGTTCCAACGTCAGTTCCACTATCTCCAGCAAAATTCTCAAGCTCCGGTGTGATGCCATCTATTACTTTCATTAATTTAGAGTTAGGGTTTTTTGTGGGATCTGAATCAAAGAAACCGTCAATATCAGATAAAATAACAAGTAAATCTGCGTGAATCAAAACTGAAACAATGGCGGATAAATTATCGTTATCTCCAAAACGCACGATGTTTTCAATCTCATCGATTGCAACTGTATCGTTTTCATTCACAATAGGAATCACTTTGTCTTCAATTAATTTTTCAAACGTGTTCACAACGTTATTGCGCACATGTTCATCTTCGATTACATCTTTCGTTAACAGTACTTGACCAACGATGTGGCTGTACTCACCAAAGAATTTACTATAGATATGCATAAGCTCACATTGCCCGACAGAGGCCGCTGCTTGTTTTTCTCGAATAGAAGTTGGCTTTTCTTTTAACTTTAGTTTTTTTACTCCCACTTGAACGGCACCTGATGTAACAAGCACAACTTCTTTTCCTGCGTTCATTAAATCAGATAAAACACGCGCTAGTTTTTCAATGCGTGCTAAGTTAATATCTCCATTATCATAGGTCAACGTAGATGTCCCTACTTTGACTACAATACGCTTGCTATTTTGTAACTCTTGACGATGGTTCACTCTTTTCATCTCCCTAACTAAAAACACCTAAATGCGTACTAATTTTTTTAAAATTATAGCAGAGATTATGCGAAAAGTCTTATAGTTTTTCAAAGGGAATTTGAACTTTCTAATTTTTTAAATAATTAAGGGAAAAACTGGTGATAAAAGCGCTTTCTTCTTTTATAATGAAAGTTGTAAGGGGAACACACAATTACATAACGTTGTGTAGTAGTACAAACATCAGACAACTAAGGGATAGGGGGATTTGTAATGAATGCGGTTACGATTGTTATTGGATCCATCTGTATTTTAATGATTGCGTATCGGCTTTATGGAACATTCATGGCTGTTAAGGTCTTGAAACTAAACGATGCGCAAAAAACGCCAGCACATGAGCTTGAAGATGGAAAAGATTATGTGCCAACCAACCGATGGGTAACATTTGGTCATCACTTTGCAGCTATTGCAGCTGCGGGTCCGCTTGTTGGACCTATTTTAGCAGCTCAGTTTGGCTATTTGCCCGGACTGCTCTGGCTTTTAATAGGAGCTGTAATCGGAGGAGCCGTTCACGATGCAGTTGTGTTATTTGCATCTATGCGCCAAAAAGGCCAGTCGCTTTCAGAAGTGGCTAAAAAAGAGCTGGGACCCGTCGCTGGTTTTTGTACAGGTTTAGCTATGCTTTTTATCATTACCATCACAATGGCCGGTTTATCTATGGTCGTGTTACACGCACTTGAGAAAAATCCTTGGGGCACATTCGCTGTTGGAATTACGATTCCGATCGCAATGGGGGTAGGTATTTACCACAAAAAAACCGGTAATTTAAAAGCGGCTTCTACCGTCGGCTTTATTTTAATTTTAATCGCCGTATTTAGCGGTCCTTATATTCAAGGAACAGCTTTAGGAGATTTTTTAACGCTAGATATTAAAACACTTTCAATTATTCTTCCCGTTTATGCATTTTTCGCAGCGGCCTTGCCCGTTTGGCTGCTTTTAGCACCTCGAGATTATTTAAGCAGCTTTATGAAAATCGGTGTCTTTATCGCGCTGATTGTAGGCGTGTTTTTCGTAAATCCAGCAATTCCATTTCCTGCAGTTACTGAATTTATTCACGGAGGCGGCCCTATTTTAGCAGGACCTGTGTGGCCGTTCATTTCCATTACGATCGCCTGCGGTGCTATTTCCGGCTTCCATGCATTTGTTGGTTCAGGAACAACCCCTAAGATGCTCGACCGTTGGAGTGACATTAAAGTTGTAGGCTTCGGCGCGATGTTAGTCGAATGCTTAGTAGGAATTATGGCATTAATTGCAGCAACAGCTTTACATCCTGGAGACTATTTTGCAATCAACTCTACACCTGAAGTGTTTAAAACGCTCGGTATGAACGTGACAGCTCTTCCTCAGCTTAGCCAAGAGATTGGTCTAAACTTAGAAGGCCGTACAGGCGGCGCTGTTACACTGGCTGTAGGAATGACGTACATCTTCACGGAAATTCCTTGGTTCAGCCACCTGTCTTCTTATTTTTTCCAATTCGTCATTATGTTTGAAGCAGTGTTTATTTTAACTGCTATCGACGCTGGCACACGCGTTTCCCGCTATTTAATTCAAGACTTTTTCGGTGAATTTTATAAGCCTTTGAAGCGAGTAGACTGGCTTCCCGGGTCAATTTTTGCAAGCGCCCTAGCCTGTTTTATGTGGGGGTACTTATTATTCTCAGGAGATATTGGCTCCGTTTGGGCGCTGTTCGGCGTATCGAATCAGTTAATGGCCTCTATTGGTTTAATTATTGGAGCAACCGTCATTCTTAGAATTGCAGATAAACGCTCCTATATGCTTACTTGCCTTATTCCACTAGCCTACCTTTACGTAACGGTTAACTATGCGGGTTATTGGATGGTTAAGAATGTGTATTTGAATGAAGCTGCGGCAGGTTACAGCATATTAAATGCGACTCTTTCTATCATCATGCTTATACTCGGTCTCATTATTATGATAGCCGCGATTCAAAAATGGACACAGCTTTGGCGCACGCCTCAGGCTGAGCTGGCAGCAAAAGCAAATTTATCACAAAATATATAAAACGAACGAGGCTAGAACAAAAGTAGTTTAGTTGGTTGAAGGAAGATCCGAACGATAAACCGTTCGGATTTTTTCATTGTTTAGGGTTAACATGGATTTAATCTCTTTAGTGGCTTCTAGCTGTTGGTTGGAGGGCACAGGGAAGACTCCTGCGTGAAAAACGGAACAGATGAGACCCCGCAGGAGCGTAAGCGGCGAGGAGGCTCATCGGCCGCCCGCGGAAAGCGAAGTCTTGCACGGAAATCAACAGCGGTGTCACAAGCGATCCATAGGAGCTCCTTTATTCCAGTTGTTCATCTTTAGATTGGATCGATTTCGTTATGTCTCAGCCTCGTTTTTGATGTAATAATAGCAGGTCAAAATAATTGCACACCAAGCATTTTTATTATTAAACTAAATATACTATACAGAAAATTTTTAAAATAGTTCGTACACTTCACATGCTTATACCCCCCCACTGACTACATCTCAAAATCAACAAGTTTAATTATAATAATTATAAAATAGTATTGATTTTTTATTTAAAAATGTTATTATTGTTTCTAACATAATAAAATTCAAATAAGAGGTGGTTCTAAGATGACAACAAACAAGAATAACCTAACGACTAGTTGGGGAGCTCCGGTTGGAGATAACCAAAATTCAATGACCGCTGGTTCACGCGGCCCTACTTTAATTCAAGATGTTCACCTTTTAGAGAAATTAGCCCATTTTAACCGAGAGCGTGTTCCTGAACGCGTAGTACACGCAAAAGGCGCCGGTGCCCACGGTTATTTCGAAGTGACAAACGATGTTTCAACCTATACAAAAGCAGCTTTCCTTTCTGAAGTAGGAAAACGAACACCTCTATTTGTTCGCTTTTCAACAGTAGCTGGTGAAAACGGCTCAGCAGATACTGTTCGTGATCCTCGCGGATTTGCTGTTAAGTTTTATACAGAAGAAGGAAACTACGACTTAGTCGGAAACAATACACCTGTATTTTTCATCCGAGATGCGATTAAATTCCCTGACTTTATTCATACACAAAAACGCGACCCTCGCACGCATTTAAAAAATCCAACGGCCGTGTGGGATTTCTGGTCCCTGTCACCTGAATCTTTGCATCAAGTTTCTATTTTGATGTCTGATCGCGGTATCCCGGCAACGTTACGCCATATGCATGGATTTGGCAGCCACACATTTAAATGGGTTAACGCCGAAGGAGACGGCGTCTGGGTGAAGTATCACTTTAAAACAGAGCAAGGCGTGAAAAACCTGTCTCCAGACGTAGCCGCAAAGCTAGCTGGTGAAAATCCAGATTATCATACCGAAGATTTATTTAATGCTATTGAAAAAGGCGATTTTCCTTCATGGAAGCTGTACGTTCAGATTATGCCATTAGAAGACGCTGATACGTATCGCTTTGATCCGTTTGATGTCACAAAGATATGGTCACAAAAAGACTATCCGCTAATTGAAGTGGGTCGCATGGTCTTGGACCGCAATCCGGAAAATTATTTTGCAGAAGTGGAGCAAGCTACATTCTCACCTGGAACGCTTGTACCGGGAATTGACGTATCACCTGATAAAATGCTGCAAGGTCGACTATTCGCATACAGCGACGCACATCGCTACCGCGTAGGTGCTAATCATCAAGCGCTACCGATTAACCATCCGCGCAATGAAGTAAATAACTATCAGCGTGATGGTCAAATGCGCTTTGACGATAACGGCGGCCGTTCTGTTTACTACGAGCCAAACAGCTTTGGCGGTCCGACAGAATCTCATGAAAACAAACAAGCGGCATACCCTGTTTCAGGCGTTGCGGATAGTGTTGCATATGATCATAACGACCATTACACGCAAGCAGGTGACTTATACCGCCTTCTAAGCGAAGACGAGCGTACACGCCTAGTTGCAAACATCGTTGAAGCTATGAAGCCTGTAGAAAAAGAAGACATTAAACTGCGTCAAATTCAGCACTTCTACAAAGCGGATCCAGAGTACGGAAAACGCATTGCAGATGGTTTAGGATTATCTTTTCCGCAGCAAGTAAAATAAATTTATCAGTTTTCTAAATGAAAAAATAAAGGTATTTTTCTCATTATAGATTCTCGTTCATTCTCAATTAGTTTAACATTTTATCAATAAATAAGTATCCATATTTTATGGATACTTATTTAAATTCTTGTAAAAAGAGGAAGGGATGAAGAAATGATTGGACAAGAAATCAGATGTAATCAGTGTGATAGAGAAATAAAAGTACTAAAGCACAGTACTCTTTGCGGTTGCGGAATAAAATTAATAACGCTAAAAAAAGAGAAGCAACCAGCATAATGAGGTTGCTTCTCTTTTTTTACTAGATATGCTGTTTATATTCACTCACATTAAAGAGTAATCGTTACTTTAAATAAATCTCCGTCAATTTCAATATTCAATTCTCCTCCGTGCAAATCAATAATTGACTTAGCAATAGCTAACCCAAGTCCGGAGCCATCGGTTTGTCTTGAGGTGTCCCCTCTTTTAAATCGTTCAAACAGCTCATCACCTACAACTAAAACCACATATTCGTTCATTGATTTCTCGCACTCCTTTCAAAAGTATATCATGGGTCATTTCGTCTATGGGTTTTACTGTAAACTGCATTTTTCAAGAAAAAAGAAGAAAACATTTTAAGATTTTCTTAAGCTTCATATATTGAAAAAGGTTTAAGGAATAGGGATAACAGGAACGTTAAAAGAAAAAAATATAATCAATTCCTCATTTGATTTTAAAGAACTATCCTTGAGCGATTATATCTTTTTATTTAAAAGGAGGATGATTTAACTTGGAACGGAATCATACAATTATGCAATTTTTCGAATGGCATGTGCCAGCTGATGGCGAGCATTGGCAACGCCTCAAAGAGCTCGCTCCTCAACTAAAAGAACAAGGAATTGATTCCGTGTGGATTCCCCCGGTTACAAAAGGTGTTTCATCAGAGGATAATGGCTACGGCGTTTACGACTTATACGATCTTGGCGAGTTTGATCAAAAAGGAACCGTTCGCACAAAGTATGGAACCAAGCAAGAGCTGCATGAAGCGATTGATGCCTGTCATAATCACGGAATTAATGTCTATGTGGATATTGTGATGAATCATAAAGCTGCAGCAGATGAAAAAGAAACGTTCCACGTCATTGAAGTAGACCCCATGAACCGAACAGAAGAAATTTCTGAACCTTTTGAAATTGAAGGGTGGACAAAGTTTACATTTGAAGGGCGCGGCGATCAATATTCTTCTTTCAAATGGAACTTTAATCATTTTAATGGCACTGATTACGATGATAAAAATGGAAAAGAAGGCGTTTTTCGCATTGCCGGGGAAAACAAAAGCTGGAACGAAAATGTCGATCAAGAATTTGGCAACTACGATTATTTAATGTTTGCGAATATTGATTACGATCACCCTGAAGTTCGGGAAGAAATGATCAAATGGGGAAAATGGCTAGCAGACACCCTGCAGTGCGACGGTTATCGATTAGACGCCATTAAACATATTAACCATGATTTTATTAAAGAGTTTGCCCACGAATTGTCCTCTTCTCAAGAAAAGCCATTTTATTTTGTGGGAGAGTTTTGGAATCCAGAGTTAACAGCCTGTCAGGAATTCCTAGACGTGATTGATTATCAAATCGATTTGTTTGACGTATCGCTGCACTATAAACTGCATGAAGCCTCTCAGCAAGGAAGAGATTTTGATTTAACCACGATTTTTGATGATACATTAGTCAAAACTCACCCTTTGAATGTTGTCACATTTGTAGATAACCATGACTCTCAGCCAAATGAATCTTTAGAATCTTGGGTAGAAGACTGGTTTAAACAAAGTGCTTACGCTCTAATTTTACTTCGTGAAGACGGCTATCCTTGTGTGTTTTACGGAGACTATTTTGGGATAGGCGGAGAGCACCCAATTGAGGGAAAAGAAAAAGATATTTCCGCTCTCTTGCACGTACGCTATGACAAAGCATACGGTCAGCAAGACGATTATTTTGATCACCCGAATACCATTGGATGGGTAAGGCATGGTGCAGAGGAATTTGAGAAGTCTGGATGCGCTGTGGTGATGTCAAACGGCGAAGATGGCGAAAAGAGAATGTTCGTCGGTGAGCACCGAAGCGGACAAACGTGGATCGACTTCACAAACAACCGAGAAGATCAAGTTGTGATTGAAGAAGATGGCTACGGACAGTTCCCTGCAAATGGCGGCTCTGTATCCGTTTGGGCTGAAGCATAAAAAAACAGTGGCCTGCGCCACTGTTTTTTTACCATAGACCTAGCAGTTTCCACCACAAGCCGCCAATTCCAATCCAAATGATAATATGAATAATTGAAATTAAAAAGCCGAGCGACCACCATTTTTGCTGCGTTACGTATCCACTACCGAAGAACACCGGTGCCGGTCCACTGCCGTAGTGAGTTAAACAGCCAAATAAATTGCTAAAGAACGCTAAAATTAATGCTGACAGTAACGGAGGCGCACCAGCGGCCACGATGACAGATAAAAATGCTGCGTACATAGCGCTGACGTGAGCCGTATTACTCGCAAAAAAGTAGTGAGAATAAAAATACGCAACAGCTAGTACAATCAACGCCGTCATCCAAGACATATGACTAACAGTGCCTTTCATCAAATCACTGAACCAAGGGATCATGCCTAGATCATTTAAGAAGGTTGCCATCATAACCAAAACAGCAAACCAGACTAATGTATCCCATGCTCCCTGTTCTTTTTTGATGTCCGACCAGCTTAATACTTGCGTTAAAAGCAGCGTACATAGACCAATAAAAGCAGTTGTTGTTGCATTAATATTTAAATTAGCCCCAAAAATCCACAGCACAAGAAGAAGTAAAAATACGCCAATCATGTACCATTCTTCTTTCTTTAGCGGACCCATCTCATTCAATTTTTTCACTGCAATTTCAGATGCTTCCGGTGTTTCTTTTAATTCTGGCGGATACAGCTTATAAATAACAAGCGGAATAACAATTAAACTAATAATTCCAGGTACAATTGCAGCTGCTGCCCAGCCAACCCATGAAATAGTCTTTCCTGTAATTTGTTCTGTCATTTTAACAGCAAGAGGATTGGCCGCCATTGCCGTTACGAACATAGCGGATGTAATCATATCTGCTTGAAACGATACTTTTGTCAAGAAAGCACCGACTCTGCGCTCCGTACCATCCCCAGCTCTTGATCCATATGTTTCAGATAAAGAACGAATGATTGGAAGAATAATTCCTCCAGCTCGTGCTGTATTAGACGGCATTGCAGGTGATAAAAGCAAGTCACTTACGATAAGAGAATACGATAGTCCCAACGTCTTTTTACCGAACAAACGAACAAAGATATAGGCAACCCTTGTTCCTAGACCAGTCTTAATAAAACCTCTAGAAATAAAGAATGCAATAACGATTAACCAAATCGTCGTATTTTGAAAACCGCTGAGCGATTGTTCAAGTGTTAATGTATTAGTTAATACAATAATGGTTAAAGATAAAATAGCTA
This genomic interval carries:
- a CDS encoding sugar porter family MFS transporter, with translation MGIVKVTSDEYKEQKGNLFFVIFISCAAAFGGLLYGYDTAVISGAIGLMEVHFNLSPTMVGFVVSSLLLGGAVGVLASGKLSDRFGRKSILLLAPSLFIVSAIMQALSSSISFVIISRIIGGLGIGMASVLSITYISEIAPPHMRGRLGSLYQFAVAIGIVSVYFVNDYILSIGEDAWQNSTGWRYIIGASGIPALLFLLILSPVPESPRWLVKANRTLEAMDILIKINGTHIAHQELYHIEQSLKENQRASLSLFKEAGLRKALLIGILLAAFQQLVGINAIIYYAPQVFEAAGARGDLSLLVTSMIGVAAFLGVLCSMWLIDRIGRKALLLIGTAGMAVTQLLVSFGFHSQGTEGLTTSLLIVFYLFLFNISMGPVVWVVISEIFPNHARGYAMSISTFFLWIANWFVSQFFPILWNKAGGSFTFLSFMIMCIASFLFIWKWVPETKGKSLEEIEHIWK
- a CDS encoding glutamate-5-semialdehyde dehydrogenase encodes the protein MSELQLKGKQAKDASYFLGNVTSEQKQQALYKMAAALLSQQAAILKANELDIEKAVQKGTSKAMLDRLSLNEERIHGMADGLRQVAALADPVGEVLSMAKRPNGLQIGQQRVPIGVIGIIYEARPNVTCDAAGLCLKAGNAVILRGGSEAFYSNQAIVSVLSQAAASAGLPEHSVQLIEDTSRETALELMKLNEYIDVLIPRGGAGLIEAVVKNATVPVIETGTGNCHIYVDEEYDRDMAANIVINAKTSRPAVCNSAEKLIIHERAAHEFLPIIVQALREKDVEVRGDKRALTIVPDLVPAGDEDWKKEYLDFIMAVKIVDDIDEAISHINVHSSHHSEAIVTTNYTHAQRFLQRVNSAAVYVNASTRFTDGEEFGFGAEIGISTQKLHARGPMGLKELTTLKYIIYGDGQIR
- the proB gene encoding glutamate 5-kinase — translated: MKRVNHRQELQNSKRIVVKVGTSTLTYDNGDINLARIEKLARVLSDLMNAGKEVVLVTSGAVQVGVKKLKLKEKPTSIREKQAAASVGQCELMHIYSKFFGEYSHIVGQVLLTKDVIEDEHVRNNVVNTFEKLIEDKVIPIVNENDTVAIDEIENIVRFGDNDNLSAIVSVLIHADLLVILSDIDGFFDSDPTKNPNSKLMKVIDGITPELENFAGDSGTDVGTGGMVTKLTAAKTATSAGVSLILANGKEPSILRDIIEGQEIGTLFLKQAEGVMK
- the cstA gene encoding carbon starvation protein CstA; protein product: MNAVTIVIGSICILMIAYRLYGTFMAVKVLKLNDAQKTPAHELEDGKDYVPTNRWVTFGHHFAAIAAAGPLVGPILAAQFGYLPGLLWLLIGAVIGGAVHDAVVLFASMRQKGQSLSEVAKKELGPVAGFCTGLAMLFIITITMAGLSMVVLHALEKNPWGTFAVGITIPIAMGVGIYHKKTGNLKAASTVGFILILIAVFSGPYIQGTALGDFLTLDIKTLSIILPVYAFFAAALPVWLLLAPRDYLSSFMKIGVFIALIVGVFFVNPAIPFPAVTEFIHGGGPILAGPVWPFISITIACGAISGFHAFVGSGTTPKMLDRWSDIKVVGFGAMLVECLVGIMALIAATALHPGDYFAINSTPEVFKTLGMNVTALPQLSQEIGLNLEGRTGGAVTLAVGMTYIFTEIPWFSHLSSYFFQFVIMFEAVFILTAIDAGTRVSRYLIQDFFGEFYKPLKRVDWLPGSIFASALACFMWGYLLFSGDIGSVWALFGVSNQLMASIGLIIGATVILRIADKRSYMLTCLIPLAYLYVTVNYAGYWMVKNVYLNEAAAGYSILNATLSIIMLILGLIIMIAAIQKWTQLWRTPQAELAAKANLSQNI
- the katA gene encoding catalase KatA — protein: MTTNKNNLTTSWGAPVGDNQNSMTAGSRGPTLIQDVHLLEKLAHFNRERVPERVVHAKGAGAHGYFEVTNDVSTYTKAAFLSEVGKRTPLFVRFSTVAGENGSADTVRDPRGFAVKFYTEEGNYDLVGNNTPVFFIRDAIKFPDFIHTQKRDPRTHLKNPTAVWDFWSLSPESLHQVSILMSDRGIPATLRHMHGFGSHTFKWVNAEGDGVWVKYHFKTEQGVKNLSPDVAAKLAGENPDYHTEDLFNAIEKGDFPSWKLYVQIMPLEDADTYRFDPFDVTKIWSQKDYPLIEVGRMVLDRNPENYFAEVEQATFSPGTLVPGIDVSPDKMLQGRLFAYSDAHRYRVGANHQALPINHPRNEVNNYQRDGQMRFDDNGGRSVYYEPNSFGGPTESHENKQAAYPVSGVADSVAYDHNDHYTQAGDLYRLLSEDERTRLVANIVEAMKPVEKEDIKLRQIQHFYKADPEYGKRIADGLGLSFPQQVK
- a CDS encoding alpha-amylase yields the protein MERNHTIMQFFEWHVPADGEHWQRLKELAPQLKEQGIDSVWIPPVTKGVSSEDNGYGVYDLYDLGEFDQKGTVRTKYGTKQELHEAIDACHNHGINVYVDIVMNHKAAADEKETFHVIEVDPMNRTEEISEPFEIEGWTKFTFEGRGDQYSSFKWNFNHFNGTDYDDKNGKEGVFRIAGENKSWNENVDQEFGNYDYLMFANIDYDHPEVREEMIKWGKWLADTLQCDGYRLDAIKHINHDFIKEFAHELSSSQEKPFYFVGEFWNPELTACQEFLDVIDYQIDLFDVSLHYKLHEASQQGRDFDLTTIFDDTLVKTHPLNVVTFVDNHDSQPNESLESWVEDWFKQSAYALILLREDGYPCVFYGDYFGIGGEHPIEGKEKDISALLHVRYDKAYGQQDDYFDHPNTIGWVRHGAEEFEKSGCAVVMSNGEDGEKRMFVGEHRSGQTWIDFTNNREDQVVIEEDGYGQFPANGGSVSVWAEA
- a CDS encoding anion permease; its protein translation is MAETTKKPAGEVKFIPLLICLAIGLVLWFITPPSGLDVKAWHLFAIFVATIVGLIIKPLPLGSVAILSLTIIVLTNTLTLEQSLSGFQNTTIWLIVIAFFISRGFIKTGLGTRVAYIFVRLFGKKTLGLSYSLIVSDLLLSPAMPSNTARAGGIILPIIRSLSETYGSRAGDGTERRVGAFLTKVSFQADMITSAMFVTAMAANPLAVKMTEQITGKTISWVGWAAAAIVPGIISLIVIPLVIYKLYPPELKETPEASEIAVKKLNEMGPLKKEEWYMIGVFLLLLVLWIFGANLNINATTTAFIGLCTLLLTQVLSWSDIKKEQGAWDTLVWFAVLVMMATFLNDLGMIPWFSDLMKGTVSHMSWMTALIVLAVAYFYSHYFFASNTAHVSAMYAAFLSVIVAAGAPPLLSALILAFFSNLFGCLTHYGSGPAPVFFGSGYVTQQKWWSLGFLISIIHIIIWIGIGGLWWKLLGLW